In the Mastacembelus armatus chromosome 16, fMasArm1.2, whole genome shotgun sequence genome, AGCTTATTTTTCAGAAAACGAGCAACTTAGTGCAAAATCTTTCACTGCAGGAAATATGAACGGTATAAGTGAGAAGATTTGTCCACTTAGAGgataaaaatgagaaatcaCAGAGGGGTGTTGCAAGAAATAGTCAGCAGGGCAGAAGTTTATGATTTGTTGTCATTGTGCAACAGAGAGGATATGATGCCACGTAttcctctgcctctgtctgttaTTCTTCCCTGTACATTAAAAGTCAGTGTAGTGTATCATATGTATTaaggtttgtgtttatgttaatgCATGTAAAGTTTTCAGCTTTTTAGTGAAatctctgattttttttccttcagttcGTGGAGTTGATGAGCCGTCGGCAGGGCGAGCTGGACACGCTGGTTGCGTCAGGTTACAGGTCTGCGCTCACCGAGGAGAGGAGACGATACTGCTTCCTGGTGGACAGACAGTGTTGTGTTACTAAGCTGCTCATTAACTACCACTCCAAGGTGAaggctgaaaatagtccccagcaaatacattgtttattttgttttgtggtgCTTTGGCTGAAAACTGTACTGCCCTGCTGttttaagatttgttttttttttttttttgagcatttTATATGAATAAATTGTAATATTCAGGACTGATAGGCTGAGTGCCACAGACAGAGCAGGGCTGGAAGATACAGAGAATCGAACAAGTGTTTGGTCTTTTCAAATAGATCACCTCCAACCTTATTCTTtaacagtgttgtgtttactgtattttgGGTGTTTTAAATGAATACAGGTGAGAGAGCTCCTGTCACAGAAACTGTCATCTTGGCAGCAGTCATGTTCTCAGCCGACAAGACTCCCAGAGCGTGCTCTGAATCTGTTGCGTCACACCGCACCTCAGAGCTCAGGGGCTGCTGGGATAGCCGAGGTCCTCCGCCACACCAAGCTTGGCTCTGCTCTGCCAGAACAGGTGAGGTCATACTACTCAATCAGATGTTTGTTGTGTACTTTTTATCACTCTGTGATTTCAGCCATCCTGTGGTTTATCTTCTCATAGAATAGACTCTACCAAAGCAGAGAATGAAAAGCTTTTATTGGTTTTAGTTGTTTTGTCACAACTAACTCTCACGTTTTTCATGTTGTGAGTCAAGCACCAAATCAAGTTGTGAAACTAGTCATTTATAGAATTATGAACACTAACAATGTTATGCGAAGACATTgataattatttattgatttttcagACAATATTGAAATTGCCTGTGGTCTGTATACTTTTTTATATCAATTCTTCCCAAGTCGCTTTTGCTGTGTCGAGTCTGTCACCAGATTTGGGATTTATGTCATCTCTCTTCAATTCAACAGCTTAGATACTTTAATAAAACATTGAAATGATCCTTTATCTTTAACTGTGACCATAATTTCAGGTAGTTGACAGCATCTGTGCTTGGTTTTCCAGAGGCTCTCTGTTCAGGAAGTCCCTCCTCTTTTGAATGGAGACTCCACTCGCTCCCAGCAGCAGCGCTCGCTCCCCTCCACCACCCAGACTGACATCTGTGCACCTCAGGGCTCACCTCAGACTTTCCGCTCCACGTCATCCactggaggagctgctggaagTTCATCACGAGGAGCGTCTCCTCAACACACCAGCACATCCCTCAGCGTATCTGCCAGTCCCCTCCCTGACAGCAGTGCCAGTGATCGCGCCAGCCCGGCTGCATCCACTCCCACCGCTTCCAGCGGCTCGGCCCAACAGAGCTCACTCCTCTTGGCCACGAACACATCCAACCTCTCCCCGAGCCTCATCCCTTCCACGGTGATGACACTCAGTCACATCTCTCCAGCCAGCAGCTCCCCGCAGGGCATGACCCTCCCCATCCCTCACAGTGCTCCTCACAGTCCTCCACTGCCTCACAGTGCCCCTCTCTCCAGGGCCATGACTCCTGTGCCGTTACTTCATCAACAGGTGGGACCAGGAGGAAGCAGCACTTCATCGCCGTCACATAATTCCTGGTTACTGAAGACCACAGAAATGTGTGCAACAGCAACACTTCCACTGCCGAGGAGACCTGTCAGTGAAATGAGGCTGGGCGGCTTTCAGGGTAGGATGTGATAAAGTTGGTTCTGTGAGTGCTTCTGTCCTTCTCCCTGCTCctaactttttttccccctaccTAGGATCCAGTCTCCCCAGGGTGCTGCCATTATCTGGACCTACATGTGTGGAAGCCATGTTTGCTCACACACCTGGAGCAACTGAGGGTGGAGCAGTAGGGGGTGGGGCCTGTTTACTGCACTTCCAGGCTGGTGACAACATCACCTTGCTCATCTCTGAGCCCAGAGACGGGTGGCACTATGGCCAAAATGAACGAACCGGACGGTACGATTTACAAGTCAAACACTGATATGGAGTTTGTCTATAATATGTGAACCTGACAAAGCCCTGGATTATTTGCTGTATAACCTCAAGAGACTTTTTACCCATAGCATTGTTTTAATGCACAAAATTAGAAGATTCTGAAATACCTCAGTATCATGTTACATGTAAGCTCCTCTCAGTATATATGTTCATGACAAAGGAGGCTGATTTCAGACACTCTCTCCGGCCTATCTTGCGTCTTACTTTCTAATACAGTAAAATTTTCCCTTACAGGAAAGGCTGGTTTCCTTTCTCCTACACTCAGCCACACCACAGTAAACTGGATCACCTTGAGAGGTAAGACAGCGATGATGCTCTTAATGACAGAAATACTTCCTTTACTCTCAGCCAGTCTGTCACTGTCAGTGATACTTTGAAAAATAGAAAGTTGGAAAAATAGTTGATTCACAGAAGACGTAATAGCTTCGTTTTCATAATGAAACTAATATGGCACCCTTCCCTTTTCCATCCATATTCTGAATGAATCAAAACATCTGTCATGCCAGAAACCCAGAAAGTCACAGGAGCTTGTAAACTTCAGAAACTACTTATACTGTTTGTCCTTCAATCTTTCCACCACTCTTTTTCAGCACATACTTTTCTCTTTCCAACACCAACAGGGTTGTTGATAAATTCACACAAAACCAACATCTCTCAGCTCTCATCGTgcttcctttgtctttttttccctgggtattctttcctctctctgtctgtgaccTTCCCTGCAGCTCTCTCTTGTTATCTAAAGCTAACAGCACCAGTACTGGCCAGCTCGACAAGCTTGTGTCCCCAGGCCTCCCGGCCCTCACCCCCGAGTCAGAGGAGGAGCGCGCCTTCCCTCCCCACAGGGTCAGCACCTTCCGCCCACGGCCGTACAGCATGGCCGACAGCAGCAAGGTCAGAAATGTGAAAAGTGGGAGAAGGTTACTATTCATACTCACGAGagtaaacaaaatgaataacGACAGGAATCTAGTTGTTATATTTGTTTCTTCCGTATTTCAGATCGCATCAGAATTGGCCTCGCCACCACCTTCTCCAACCAGGTAACttttatgtctctttttttcatctgaAAAATTAATACAGATGACGTCTTCAGGGTTGTCTTGTAGATGGGACTTGAGTTTGTTAGACAAAGCCTGTGTTATGAACTGAAGGCCATGAGTTTGTAAAATGTGGGCAGTCACTGGACAGGGAGGGGCTACTGAGTTGCATCATGggaactactactactactataatACAGCGTTTTTGAGATTCATTTCTGATAGCTTTACCTATGTTTTACCGGTTTGATATCCTTATCAAAATGTGCCTCCTTCAAGTTCCTAGATTCATCCTCTACACTGACCCTTTAATTACCAAGTTACATAACGTACATGTGGTTATCCCACAACAACCAAAGACATGCCTggataaacattttctttatacCTATTCTGTGGCATCCTTTGCCCACTAATAGGAATTAGtactattttattattattactattttatttgTAACAGATTTAATGAAATAGAGGACTTCTCATTGcagtaatttcattattttctgttgtttctctttttttttcaggtctAACCCTTTTGCCCATGTACGGCTCAGAAAAACAGTGACCAATGATCGCTCAGCTCCCATAATTGAGTAAGTGGTTGATTCCTGCAGCAGCGATCCTGCTTTCTGTGCTTTGTCAGTCCATCCAGCCTCAGATTGAGTCCTGGGAACAGCACAATGGTTAGACAGTTCATGTTGACTCTTTTGAATAGTATTTTGCTTTTTGATGTTCTTTTTTGCAGTTTAATCAAAACCAGATTGTGTTACATGTGCAGGAATAGAAAATTGTAGACTCCATATATAAAAGATTCATTTGTAAACCCTTATCTGTTTTAAATATGATCTATTCACTGTTAAGGTAGTTCATAGGAAAACATTCTGTCTGAGTGAAATGTGggcatttaaataaaatattaggCTAGTTTTTATGAAGCAAAAGTATGATGTTTGGCTGTACTTAGCACCTAACTGATTCTTGCTTGTCCAACATAACTAACATTTTTAGGTTTGTCCTGGCCTGTGAAAGATGTCTCatgtttctgttattgttttatgatGCAATTTTTCTTGACAAAATATAGTTTTTGTGCCATATTGAGAAACGTTTTCCTTGTTCAGCTGACCTAGGGACTGGTTCCTAAATAGCAGGTTATTTACTTTCACCTTGACTGTATTGAAGTGTTATGGCAAGAGGACAGGCTCCTACTTTAAAAGTGCTATTATATTTTTTAGAAAAGCTGCCAGATTGTTGCAAATTGAGAGAGATTTGGCATATTTTCCTGAAATTGGCACACACCTTTTAACTTTAATCTACTGAACATGCCCAGTGGTGCTTGAATGTACATGTCCCTGGGATTTATATCTTATTTGATGCCAGTTACCACAACCATTCTGCTGCTGTAACGTTGCATGTTATTATTTTGAGTGTAGATTTTT is a window encoding:
- the LOC113136454 gene encoding brain-specific angiogenesis inhibitor 1-associated protein 2 is translated as MSRTEEVNKMTENVYKGILDQFNPSLKNFVTMGKHYEKALTGVTVAAKGYFDALVKLGELASDSQGSKELGDTLFQMAEVHRQIQVQLEDVLKLFHSELLAQLEQKLELDIKYLTATLKKYQSERRSKSESIERCQSQLKKLRRKSQGSRHPNKYGDREMQFVELMSRRQGELDTLVASGYRSALTEERRRYCFLVDRQCCVTKLLINYHSKVRELLSQKLSSWQQSCSQPTRLPERALNLLRHTAPQSSGAAGIAEVLRHTKLGSALPEQRLSVQEVPPLLNGDSTRSQQQRSLPSTTQTDICAPQGSPQTFRSTSSTGGAAGSSSRGASPQHTSTSLSVSASPLPDSSASDRASPAASTPTASSGSAQQSSLLLATNTSNLSPSLIPSTVMTLSHISPASSSPQGMTLPIPHSAPHSPPLPHSAPLSRAMTPVPLLHQQVGPGGSSTSSPSHNSWLLKTTEMCATATLPLPRRPVSEMRLGGFQGSSLPRVLPLSGPTCVEAMFAHTPGATEGGAVGGGACLLHFQAGDNITLLISEPRDGWHYGQNERTGRKGWFPFSYTQPHHSKLDHLESSLLLSKANSTSTGQLDKLVSPGLPALTPESEEERAFPPHRVSTFRPRPYSMADSSKIASELASPPPSPTRSNPFAHVRLRKTVTNDRSAPIIE